Proteins from a single region of Oscillatoria sp. FACHB-1406:
- a CDS encoding cobyrinic acid a,c-diamide synthase, translated as MPVPHVVPSILESSKLSPMFDKIPAEVRQWAESLDWKQRRYLLSLCYLLCSASPDVQIDFLDEYTADGLIAKIVEDYDTQKKVQSYLDRFHIDTQLSLDLLRNYIRQFYIHSAQDVRRKPGRYLESALRLGINPKEKNYVLNYILGFEVLKMLFKMSWMQHEKLYLLQANQEEFYLRYIKPIQNTHQLNGIINPKDRKLFFAKRSYFVEIPQIGEKKLVELVMVTFVTDIVSHLGFSIVRNINHVTFDYNYIFEPELEGAVN; from the coding sequence ATGCCTGTTCCCCATGTCGTCCCCTCGATTCTCGAAAGCAGTAAACTCAGTCCCATGTTTGATAAAATTCCGGCTGAAGTCAGACAATGGGCTGAAAGTTTAGACTGGAAACAACGTCGCTATCTTCTTTCTCTGTGCTATTTACTCTGTTCGGCTTCTCCCGACGTACAAATTGATTTTTTAGATGAATATACGGCGGATGGGCTGATTGCTAAGATCGTTGAAGACTACGATACGCAAAAAAAAGTTCAGTCTTATCTCGATCGATTTCATATCGATACTCAATTGAGCTTAGATTTGCTGAGGAATTATATTCGTCAGTTTTATATTCACTCCGCCCAGGATGTTCGTCGCAAGCCCGGTCGATATCTCGAATCCGCTTTGCGATTGGGAATTAATCCAAAAGAAAAAAACTACGTTCTGAATTACATTTTAGGATTCGAGGTTCTTAAAATGTTGTTTAAAATGAGTTGGATGCAACACGAAAAGCTCTATTTGTTGCAAGCCAACCAAGAAGAGTTTTATTTAAGGTATATCAAACCCATCCAAAATACGCATCAACTGAATGGAATCATTAATCCGAAAGACCGCAAACTTTTTTTTGCTAAAAGAAGTTATTTTGTGGAAATTCCTCAAATTGGGGAAAAGAAATTAGTCGAGTTGGTCATGGTGACTTTTGTTACCGATATTGTCAGTCATTTGGGTTTTTCAATCGTGCGTAATATCAATCATGTAACCTTTGATTACAACTATATTTTTGAACCCGAACTCGAAGGCGCTGTGAATTAG